The following coding sequences lie in one Nitrososphaerota archaeon genomic window:
- a CDS encoding SMC family ATPase: MKLINLKVNNVATYKHYELKLDELKYPVFITGETGAGKTTFFVDAITASLCKGAYGHTTNFADIIMKGASKAEIQLTFKIEDKLYRVKRMFEAKKGTSQAFLEEYDGKNWTLVTARVSEVDKKLKNIMGLDYDGLLNSVIIRQGDVYTFIKMQPSQRRDFLLNLFKIGLDELKEKTDEKRNIIIKEIENIEGEIQILKENIDKETELLNKKENIEKEREKLEIEIKEKEYHKKIIENNLNKIREKLSNIEKELSILEEKNKNLEEKYKELNNIKEQLEKEEAQVKAYPSWKLEKISEIQEKINEYYLLQSQIITKEEREVKPYRELLNEIEEANKIENLLNQFINIDEKLKETENKIEEIKNYKFEIQGKINIILDSIKTLDNIEAECPVCGQKLTFQAKENRKKHLEEENKRLNMEIEKFDNQLKNLIDEKNDLEKKRNERNNLIARLEILRESINGKKIDKEELDRIEEQLQEMKISANIIKKEIEDFTGVPIENSQKILISMIEAKDALTQIKLLKQNLINIQNDINRIEEELRNQPDFYKERKELKIEENNLNREYEKIIEEIKLKSQKLGEAIQSIKQIEEEIKRINEAKEKYNELNKKLNELKIDREALTLLSESVFAPRALPTKLLEDYIQVISQYASYYIKNFNPDIDINIELIKGSKPEEQKVEVKIISGGYDRRYETYSGGESTLIGFAIRLAIGKAIAELYAEAKKPKFLIIDEGFGPLDERKRSEVAEAISELYETNEYEQIIIISHQTELKSNPTFRTVLEVYRDVDGYSKIRDATETVYET; this comes from the coding sequence ATGAAACTCATAAACTTAAAAGTCAATAATGTAGCGACTTACAAGCATTACGAATTAAAACTTGATGAACTGAAATATCCAGTATTCATAACAGGTGAAACTGGGGCAGGTAAAACAACATTTTTTGTAGATGCAATTACAGCATCTCTTTGTAAAGGTGCCTATGGTCATACAACAAATTTTGCAGATATTATAATGAAGGGGGCATCCAAAGCAGAAATTCAACTCACATTTAAGATAGAAGATAAATTATATAGAGTAAAAAGAATGTTTGAAGCAAAAAAAGGCACTTCACAAGCTTTTCTTGAAGAATATGATGGAAAAAATTGGACTCTAGTAACTGCTAGAGTGAGCGAAGTTGACAAAAAACTAAAAAATATCATGGGCTTAGATTATGATGGATTATTAAATTCAGTAATTATTAGACAAGGTGATGTTTATACTTTTATAAAAATGCAGCCCTCTCAAAGGAGGGATTTTTTATTAAATCTTTTCAAAATAGGATTAGACGAATTAAAAGAAAAAACTGATGAAAAAAGGAATATTATCATTAAAGAAATCGAAAACATTGAGGGGGAAATTCAAATATTAAAAGAAAATATTGATAAAGAAACAGAGCTTTTAAATAAGAAAGAGAATATAGAAAAAGAAAGAGAAAAACTAGAAATAGAAATAAAGGAAAAAGAATATCATAAAAAAATAATAGAAAATAATTTAAATAAAATAAGGGAAAAATTAAGCAATATTGAAAAAGAATTAAGTATTTTAGAAGAAAAAAATAAGAATCTTGAAGAAAAATATAAAGAATTAAACAATATCAAGGAACAACTTGAGAAAGAAGAGGCACAAGTAAAAGCTTATCCAAGTTGGAAGCTTGAAAAAATTAGTGAAATACAAGAAAAAATTAATGAATACTATTTATTACAATCCCAAATAATTACTAAAGAAGAAAGAGAAGTTAAACCATATAGAGAACTTCTTAATGAAATAGAAGAAGCAAATAAAATTGAAAATTTGTTAAATCAATTCATTAATATTGATGAAAAACTAAAAGAGACAGAAAATAAAATAGAAGAAATTAAAAATTATAAATTTGAAATTCAAGGAAAAATAAATATTATTTTAGATTCTATTAAAACTTTAGATAATATTGAAGCTGAATGTCCAGTATGTGGTCAAAAGCTCACTTTTCAAGCAAAAGAAAATAGGAAAAAACATTTAGAAGAAGAGAATAAAAGATTGAATATGGAAATAGAGAAATTTGACAATCAACTTAAAAATTTAATTGATGAAAAAAATGATTTAGAGAAAAAAAGAAATGAAAGAAATAATCTAATAGCAAGATTAGAAATATTAAGAGAAAGCATAAATGGGAAAAAGATAGATAAAGAAGAATTAGATAGAATTGAAGAACAACTTCAAGAAATGAAAATATCTGCAAATATTATTAAAAAAGAAATAGAAGATTTTACTGGCGTGCCTATTGAAAATTCACAAAAAATATTAATAAGTATGATTGAAGCTAAAGATGCATTAACACAAATAAAATTGCTTAAACAAAATCTTATTAACATTCAAAATGATATTAATAGGATAGAAGAAGAATTAAGGAATCAACCAGATTTTTATAAAGAAAGGAAAGAATTAAAAATAGAAGAAAATAATCTCAATAGAGAATATGAAAAGATTATAGAGGAAATAAAATTAAAAAGTCAGAAATTAGGGGAAGCAATTCAAAGTATAAAACAAATAGAAGAAGAAATTAAGAGAATTAATGAAGCTAAAGAAAAGTATAACGAATTAAATAAGAAACTTAACGAGTTAAAAATTGATAGGGAGGCACTCACACTTCTTAGTGAAAGTGTTTTTGCACCAAGAGCATTGCCTACAAAATTACTTGAAGATTATATTCAAGTAATTAGTCAATACGCAAGTTATTATATTAAAAATTTTAATCCAGACATAGATATTAATATTGAACTTATTAAAGGTTCAAAACCTGAAGAACAAAAAGTTGAAGTTAAAATAATCTCTGGTGGATATGATAGAAGATATGAAACATATAGTGGAGGAGAAAGTACACTCATAGGTTTTGCTATAAGATTAGCAATAGGTAAAGCAATAGCTGAACTTTATGCAGAAGCAAAAAAGCCTAAATTCTTAATAATAGACGAGGGCTTTGGACCATTGGATGAAAGAAAAAGAAGCGAAGTAGCTGAAGCAATTTCTGAGTTATATGAAACAAATGAATATGAACAAATAATTATTATATCGCATCAAACAGAATTAAAATCAAATCCAACATTTAGAACAGTACTTGAAGTATATAGAGATGTTGATGGCTATAGCAAAATAAGAGACGCAACAGAAACAGTTTATGAAACTTAA
- a CDS encoding PH domain-containing protein: MIEDSKIKINEEFKTTPQFKKLYYIYLILAIPVAILIWYIPILIFAPFIVTLIISIPILVILIFIVYWIPKYCDTIFYKLTENEIIWKRGVWFRKMGVVPYNRITNIDILQGPISRILKIASLKIQTAGYSATSHGYGGLAEIRLDGIEEFEELRELIMENIRGRKPVAVETYEEENINLKILNELIKIRKLLEKFIKT; encoded by the coding sequence ATGATAGAAGACTCTAAAATAAAAATTAATGAAGAATTTAAAACTACTCCACAATTTAAAAAACTTTATTATATATACTTAATACTAGCAATTCCTGTAGCTATTTTAATATGGTATATTCCTATTTTAATTTTTGCTCCATTTATAGTTACTCTTATTATCTCGATACCAATTTTGGTAATTTTAATATTTATAGTATATTGGATTCCAAAATACTGTGATACAATTTTTTATAAACTTACTGAAAATGAGATAATATGGAAAAGAGGAGTATGGTTTAGAAAGATGGGGGTTGTACCTTATAATAGAATAACAAATATCGATATTCTTCAAGGCCCCATTTCAAGAATACTTAAAATAGCTTCACTAAAAATTCAAACAGCTGGATATTCTGCTACATCTCATGGATATGGAGGATTAGCTGAAATAAGATTAGATGGAATAGAAGAATTTGAAGAATTGAGAGAATTGATTATGGAGAATATTAGAGGGAGAAAACCAGTAGCAGTAGAAACATATGAGGAAGAAAATATTAATTTAAAAATTCTTAATGAGTTAATCAAAATTAGAAAATTATTAGAAAAATTTATAAAAACATAG
- a CDS encoding flavin reductase family protein has protein sequence MNKVEISNISFPYLLHPYNSTLVTTIDKNNKPNIIVIAWIIPLSRNPPYLAMAIHKNRYSYKLIAESKEFVVNIPSYDLAKKVIFCGRRSGKDIDKFKETGLTPEKAKMVSPPIIKECIAHIECELDRIIEVGDHDLFIGKVLTAYASKDFFDEHYNFKIFKPLLHAGGDFFTTTIDKIEKYTP, from the coding sequence ATGAATAAAGTTGAAATATCAAATATTTCTTTCCCTTATCTTCTGCATCCATATAATTCTACATTAGTAACAACTATAGACAAAAATAATAAACCAAATATCATCGTAATTGCTTGGATTATTCCATTAAGCAGAAATCCACCTTATTTAGCAATGGCTATTCATAAAAATAGATATAGCTATAAATTAATTGCAGAAAGTAAAGAATTTGTTGTAAATATCCCATCCTATGATTTAGCTAAAAAAGTAATTTTCTGTGGAAGAAGAAGCGGTAAAGATATTGATAAATTTAAAGAGACAGGATTAACTCCAGAAAAAGCTAAAATGGTTTCTCCACCAATAATAAAAGAATGTATAGCTCATATAGAGTGTGAATTAGATAGAATAATTGAAGTTGGAGATCATGATTTATTTATAGGAAAAGTTTTAACAGCATATGCTTCAAAAGATTTTTTTGATGAACATTATAATTTTAAGATTTTTAAACCACTTTTACATGCTGGAGGGGATTTCTTTACAACAACCATAGATAAAATTGAAAAATACACACCTTAG
- a CDS encoding TMEM165/GDT1 family protein: MSAEINSLITAFTFIFLAELGDKTQITTIVFSSKSSAISVFSGAMLAFFLVDGLSAIIGGKLINFIDYKWINLIAGLIFIFLGFLSFFSKNEKINLENQKISFFNTFFIVSLMELGDKTQITTIILAAKLCSPIIVLIGIMLAFSIITGIGIIFGVKILRLLPRKYLKILTFILFITFGSFSIFNIL, from the coding sequence GTGAGTGCAGAAATAAATTCATTAATAACTGCTTTTACTTTTATATTTTTAGCAGAATTAGGAGATAAAACACAAATAACTACAATTGTGTTTTCTTCAAAATCTTCTGCAATATCTGTTTTTAGTGGAGCTATGCTTGCTTTCTTTTTAGTAGATGGTTTAAGCGCTATTATAGGAGGAAAATTAATTAATTTTATTGATTATAAATGGATTAATTTAATCGCAGGGTTAATATTCATATTTTTAGGATTTTTATCATTTTTTTCTAAGAATGAAAAAATTAATTTAGAAAATCAAAAAATATCTTTTTTTAATACATTTTTTATTGTTTCTCTTATGGAATTAGGAGATAAAACACAAATAACTACAATTATTTTAGCAGCAAAACTTTGTTCTCCTATAATTGTATTAATAGGCATTATGCTTGCATTTTCAATTATAACTGGAATCGGTATAATTTTTGGAGTGAAAATTTTAAGATTATTACCTAGAAAATACTTAAAAATTTTAACTTTTATTTTATTCATAACTTTTGGTTCCTTCTCCATTTTTAATATTTTATAA
- a CDS encoding ferritin-like domain-containing protein: MGSRKVSKELLELLNDAIAAELQVSIQYMWQHVQWRGVKGFAVQEELKKIAITEMKHAEAIAERLFYLGGIPTTQPKPIFVGENLKEMIERDKKDEESAIQLYNKIIEVAKKENDEVTHRLFREILADEEEHHDFFTSLLEEI, encoded by the coding sequence ATGGGGAGTAGAAAAGTTTCAAAAGAATTATTAGAATTATTAAATGATGCAATAGCAGCAGAATTACAAGTTTCAATACAATATATGTGGCAGCATGTACAATGGAGAGGTGTAAAAGGTTTTGCAGTACAAGAAGAATTAAAGAAAATAGCAATAACTGAGATGAAACATGCGGAAGCAATTGCTGAAAGACTTTTCTATCTCGGTGGTATTCCAACAACTCAACCAAAACCAATCTTTGTTGGAGAAAATCTTAAAGAAATGATAGAAAGAGATAAAAAAGATGAAGAAAGTGCTATTCAATTATATAATAAAATAATAGAAGTAGCTAAAAAAGAAAATGATGAAGTTACGCATAGATTATTTAGAGAGATATTAGCAGATGAAGAGGAACATCATGATTTCTTTACAAGCCTTTTAGAAGAAATATAA
- a CDS encoding inorganic phosphate transporter yields MAISIEVILLGAGFLASFFLAFNLGANDAATPTDTAVNAGALTIKQAIILFSIFTALGALIEGFKVMKTIGKGVVLGEIDIVGAFAIVLAANIWILLCSYIGMEISVTHSIIGSVVGYGLIKYGLNGLNLSIIQNIIISWLSSPIIAIIISFLLYKVLLIIMQYIEIDERIFRLLLIISLCFSAYSFGVNDIGNATGVYVTIAEKIGKVPDIQAMFLLSIFGSIGILIGGVILGPRVIETVAYKITRLNLAAGFAAELSNALVVYLFSIIPYMLIGYGIPISTSLASVGAIVGAGLARGGKRSVNKATILQLASFWILTLPATAIISAGAYFLIIVLLK; encoded by the coding sequence ATGGCTATTAGCATTGAAGTCATTCTTCTTGGAGCAGGTTTTTTAGCTTCTTTTTTTCTCGCATTTAACTTAGGAGCTAATGATGCAGCTACCCCAACGGATACAGCTGTTAATGCAGGTGCTTTAACAATAAAACAAGCAATAATATTATTTTCAATATTTACAGCATTAGGTGCACTTATAGAAGGATTTAAAGTAATGAAAACGATAGGTAAAGGGGTTGTTTTAGGAGAAATAGATATTGTAGGAGCATTTGCAATAGTTTTAGCAGCTAATATATGGATATTATTATGCTCATATATAGGAATGGAAATCTCAGTTACACATTCGATCATAGGTTCTGTTGTTGGTTATGGACTAATAAAATATGGGTTAAATGGTTTAAATTTATCAATTATTCAGAATATTATTATAAGCTGGTTATCTTCTCCTATTATAGCAATCATAATTTCCTTTCTTTTGTATAAAGTATTATTAATAATTATGCAATATATTGAAATAGATGAAAGGATTTTTAGATTATTACTTATAATTTCATTATGCTTTTCAGCATATTCTTTTGGAGTAAATGATATAGGAAATGCTACAGGAGTATATGTAACAATTGCTGAAAAAATAGGCAAAGTACCAGATATACAAGCAATGTTTTTATTATCGATATTTGGAAGTATAGGAATATTAATTGGAGGAGTAATCTTAGGACCTAGAGTTATAGAAACAGTTGCGTATAAAATAACTAGATTAAATTTAGCAGCAGGATTTGCAGCTGAGTTATCTAATGCATTAGTAGTTTATTTATTTTCAATAATTCCATATATGTTAATTGGATATGGAATACCTATATCGACTTCTCTTGCATCTGTTGGAGCAATTGTTGGAGCAGGATTAGCAAGAGGCGGAAAGAGATCAGTGAATAAAGCAACGATTTTACAATTAGCATCATTTTGGATATTAACTCTTCCAGCTACAGCTATTATTTCAGCTGGCGCATACTTTTTAATAATTGTATTATTAAAATAA
- a CDS encoding DUF47 family protein — protein MFKYGHASVWFGRRKEKAILTFCKKHFDKVFETIVSFKEFIEAFKIDDLEKIKISFKNIFDLEREADNIKESIIDELSRGPLHPIDREDIIRMVMTVDDIAANIKSSARKITYVDSKSVPLDIKNGMLEIVNMVHEEAKFLGEALNMLIDNPNEAIELCEKVERIEEEIDDKRVELMNKVLDWANEIKIIKQWTMIKEAIENIEAAADYIENSADVIRSLVVLSSI, from the coding sequence TTGTTTAAATACGGACATGCTAGTGTATGGTTTGGAAGAAGAAAAGAGAAAGCTATATTAACCTTTTGTAAAAAACATTTTGATAAAGTCTTTGAAACAATCGTCTCTTTCAAAGAATTTATTGAAGCTTTTAAAATAGACGATTTAGAAAAAATAAAAATCTCTTTTAAAAATATTTTTGATCTGGAAAGAGAAGCTGATAATATTAAAGAAAGTATAATAGATGAATTATCTAGAGGTCCTTTGCATCCAATAGATAGAGAAGATATAATTAGAATGGTTATGACTGTAGATGATATTGCTGCTAATATTAAATCAAGTGCTAGAAAAATTACATATGTAGACTCTAAATCAGTTCCATTGGATATAAAAAATGGAATGTTAGAAATTGTAAATATGGTTCATGAAGAAGCTAAATTTTTAGGGGAAGCACTAAATATGCTTATAGATAATCCTAATGAAGCAATAGAATTATGTGAAAAAGTCGAACGTATTGAAGAAGAAATAGACGATAAAAGAGTTGAATTAATGAATAAAGTATTAGATTGGGCTAATGAAATAAAAATTATTAAGCAATGGACGATGATTAAAGAAGCGATTGAGAATATTGAAGCAGCTGCTGATTATATAGAAAATAGTGCGGATGTTATTAGAAGTTTAGTTGTTCTTTCATCAATATAA
- a CDS encoding ATPase domain-containing protein: MFSKIESGIRSLDNEISGGYPIKKLTLIYGEEKSGKTSLALQAAINNSLKNRKTIWIDCGMHLHPERISVALGSKNIEKNLIIFLRPKTFEEQTKIIEEIPFLMNDRIKLIIFENYNELHRIILGDIKKDLSIFKDLSFQIAYLKNIAFKWKIPLIVTAQVHEVPIEEETIEEPVAARISKYWANIIIKLQNLVGRNVKRMIIEKGGKSENKEIFFRITEYGVEEYMRDIVK; this comes from the coding sequence ATGTTTTCAAAAATAGAAAGTGGAATAAGAAGTTTAGATAATGAAATAAGTGGAGGATATCCAATAAAAAAATTAACATTAATATATGGTGAAGAAAAAAGTGGGAAAACAAGCTTAGCACTTCAAGCAGCTATAAATAATTCCTTAAAAAATAGAAAAACTATATGGATAGATTGTGGAATGCATTTGCATCCTGAAAGAATAAGTGTAGCATTAGGAAGTAAAAACATTGAAAAAAATTTAATAATATTTTTAAGACCTAAGACTTTTGAGGAACAAACGAAAATAATAGAAGAAATACCATTTTTAATGAATGATAGAATAAAATTAATAATATTTGAAAATTATAACGAATTACATAGAATAATTCTTGGAGATATAAAAAAAGATTTGTCAATATTCAAAGATTTATCTTTTCAAATAGCATATTTAAAAAATATAGCTTTTAAATGGAAAATACCGTTAATAGTAACAGCACAAGTGCATGAAGTACCAATTGAAGAAGAAACAATAGAAGAACCTGTTGCAGCAAGGATTTCAAAATATTGGGCAAATATAATAATAAAGCTTCAAAATTTAGTGGGAAGAAATGTTAAGAGGATGATAATAGAGAAAGGGGGAAAAAGTGAAAATAAAGAAATATTTTTTAGAATAACTGAGTATGGTGTTGAAGAGTATATGAGAGATATCGTTAAATAA
- a CDS encoding transposase: MIKKYAYKIVKGELIFNNTNDAKKIDELINEWHNAVIQYANMYAKLERFIKIPTKLPENLKKTAKEYAETLVKQNGKHCIFADSKKAKEIKEDIEKKIKNAENIVSKKAIKHLERKKIVAINNNFIRLERCSVRSNDGFKTVIITTLEKYKTINAWFRCKRKQLLIETLNSPKINNKVKGRRTIEVCGPIIKNEENRYFLIFLIRKLIELPTIEELSNKLNEGFNILSIDINLDDVCYAIYEINSNNYKRMFIDRIKWNIAEWLRVKEIDAYAQKRYENSANKLWKKLKLRNLGICQRISNEVIKNALKYDVKAIIYEDLSNNFKNKGKNFNYKIRMWFYRKILNYLINNANWNGISTFYIDPYNTSRICPKCNNELKNDKNFNDSHHLECKNCGFKDDRDYIAIANITKKFLMMLWEIRARLFLGFEMNKDQGLEGEGLGTQPKTLLQA; the protein is encoded by the coding sequence ATGATTAAGAAATATGCATATAAAATTGTTAAGGGGGAATTGATATTCAATAATACTAATGATGCTAAGAAAATTGATGAATTAATAAATGAATGGCATAATGCAGTAATACAATATGCAAATATGTATGCTAAGCTTGAAAGATTTATTAAGATTCCAACAAAATTACCAGAGAATCTTAAAAAGACAGCAAAAGAATATGCTGAAACTTTGGTTAAACAAAATGGAAAGCATTGTATTTTTGCTGATTCTAAAAAAGCTAAAGAAATTAAAGAAGATATTGAAAAGAAAATAAAGAATGCAGAAAATATTGTAAGCAAAAAAGCAATAAAACATTTAGAGAGAAAGAAAATCGTTGCTATAAACAATAATTTCATACGATTAGAGCGATGTTCTGTTAGATCAAATGATGGTTTTAAAACAGTAATTATAACAACATTAGAGAAATATAAAACAATAAATGCATGGTTTAGATGCAAAAGAAAGCAATTGCTGATAGAAACACTCAATTCGCCAAAAATAAATAATAAAGTTAAAGGAAGAAGAACTATTGAAGTATGCGGTCCAATAATAAAGAACGAAGAAAATAGATATTTTCTAATATTTCTGATAAGAAAGCTAATAGAATTGCCAACTATTGAAGAATTATCTAATAAACTTAATGAAGGTTTTAATATTCTTAGTATTGATATAAATTTAGATGATGTTTGCTATGCAATATATGAAATAAATAGCAATAATTACAAAAGAATGTTCATTGATAGAATAAAATGGAATATTGCAGAATGGCTTAGAGTAAAAGAAATAGATGCTTATGCTCAAAAAAGATATGAAAATTCTGCTAATAAACTATGGAAAAAATTAAAACTAAGAAATCTTGGAATTTGCCAAAGAATTTCAAATGAAGTTATAAAAAATGCTTTGAAATACGATGTAAAAGCAATAATTTACGAAGATTTAAGCAATAATTTTAAAAATAAAGGCAAAAATTTCAATTATAAAATAAGAATGTGGTTTTATAGAAAAATATTGAATTATCTAATAAACAATGCAAATTGGAATGGAATATCGACATTCTACATAGATCCATATAATACTTCAAGAATTTGCCCAAAATGCAATAATGAACTTAAAAATGATAAGAATTTCAATGATTCACATCATTTAGAATGCAAAAATTGTGGATTTAAAGATGACAGAGATTACATTGCAATTGCTAATATAACAAAAAAATTTCTAATGATGCTATGGGAAATTAGAGCAAGGCTCTTTCTGGGCTTTGAAATGAATAAAGACCAAGGCTTAGAAGGAGAAGGTTTAGGAACTCAACCCAAAACCCTCCTTCAAGCATAA